One segment of Streptomyces bathyalis DNA contains the following:
- a CDS encoding cytochrome ubiquinol oxidase subunit I: MAALAPETLARWQFGVTTVYHFLFVPLTISLSVFVAGLETAWVRTGSEKYLRAAKFWGKLFLINIAMGVVTGILQEFQFGMNWSDYSRFVGDVFGAPLAFEALVAFFFESTFIGLWIFGWDKLPKGIHAGCMWMVALGSVLSAYFILAANSWMQHPVGYRMNPENGRAELTDFVRVLTQNTALAQFGHTLVAAFLTGGAFMVGIAAYHLMRGRHVPVMRSSLRLGLVVMVVAGVLTAVTGDRLGKIMYDQQPMKMAAAEALWETQGPAPFSLFAYGDVDEGHNDVAIEIPGLLSFLAHDNFSEEVPGINDTDAALREKYGDKLGIDDFRPNIPLAYWSFRWMIGFGMSSFALGAAGLYLTRRRLWLSPRLRTADDKVPRLALTRDRELGTALTRWYWRLALLTMLFPLIANSWGWIFTETGRQPWVVYGVLPTAAGVSPTVSQGEVITSMSVFIALYALLAVIEIKLLAKYVKAGPPELTEADLNPPTRIGGHDAEDPDRPMAFSY; the protein is encoded by the coding sequence GGCGCCGGAGACCCTGGCGCGCTGGCAGTTCGGCGTCACGACCGTCTACCACTTCCTGTTCGTCCCCCTGACGATCTCCCTCTCCGTGTTCGTGGCGGGACTGGAGACGGCCTGGGTGCGCACCGGCAGTGAGAAGTACCTCAGGGCGGCCAAGTTCTGGGGCAAGCTCTTCCTGATCAACATCGCCATGGGCGTGGTGACCGGCATCCTGCAGGAGTTCCAGTTCGGCATGAACTGGTCTGACTACTCGCGCTTCGTCGGGGATGTCTTCGGGGCGCCCCTCGCCTTCGAGGCGCTGGTCGCCTTCTTCTTCGAGTCCACCTTCATCGGCCTGTGGATCTTCGGCTGGGACAAGCTGCCCAAGGGCATCCATGCGGGCTGCATGTGGATGGTGGCCCTCGGCAGCGTCCTGTCCGCGTACTTCATCCTGGCGGCCAATTCCTGGATGCAGCACCCCGTCGGCTACCGCATGAACCCCGAGAACGGACGGGCCGAACTCACCGACTTCGTCCGGGTGCTGACACAGAACACGGCACTGGCGCAGTTCGGGCACACCCTCGTCGCCGCCTTCCTCACCGGCGGGGCATTCATGGTGGGCATCGCCGCGTACCACCTGATGCGCGGGCGGCACGTGCCCGTGATGCGCTCCTCGCTGCGGCTCGGCCTGGTCGTGATGGTGGTGGCCGGAGTGCTCACGGCGGTCACCGGCGACCGGCTGGGAAAGATCATGTACGACCAGCAGCCGATGAAGATGGCCGCCGCCGAAGCGCTCTGGGAGACGCAGGGGCCCGCGCCGTTCTCGCTCTTCGCCTACGGCGACGTCGACGAGGGCCACAACGACGTCGCGATCGAGATCCCCGGACTGCTGTCCTTCCTCGCGCACGACAACTTCTCCGAGGAAGTGCCCGGCATCAACGACACCGACGCCGCGCTGCGCGAGAAGTACGGCGACAAGCTCGGCATCGACGACTTCCGGCCCAACATCCCGCTCGCCTACTGGTCGTTCCGCTGGATGATCGGCTTCGGGATGTCCTCCTTCGCGCTGGGCGCCGCCGGGCTGTATCTCACCCGGCGCAGGCTCTGGCTCTCACCGCGCCTGCGCACCGCCGACGACAAGGTCCCGCGTCTCGCACTCACCCGCGACCGTGAACTGGGTACGGCCCTCACCCGCTGGTACTGGCGGCTGGCGCTGCTGACCATGCTCTTCCCGCTGATCGCCAACTCCTGGGGCTGGATCTTCACCGAGACCGGCCGTCAGCCCTGGGTCGTCTACGGCGTGCTGCCCACGGCCGCGGGCGTCTCGCCCACCGTCAGCCAGGGCGAGGTCATCACCTCCATGAGCGTCTTCATCGCGCTGTACGCGCTGCTCGCCGTCATCGAGATCAAGCTGCTGGCGAAGTACGTCAAGGCCGGACCGCCCGAGCTGACCGAGGCCGACCTCAACCCGCCCACCCGGATCGGCGGACACGACGCCGAAGACCCCGACCGGCCCATGGCCTTCTCGTACTGA